ACTTTGGGTATTGCTACAGAAATAACCCTACGTATTCTCAAGACTCCTGAATCTATCTGTGTCTTACTAGCTGATTTTAACAGTGTTGAAGCAGCAGGAAGATCTGTAGCCGAGATTATCAACGCAGGAATTATTCCCGCGGGGATGGAGATCATGGATAATTTGAGTATCAACGCCGTGGAGGATGTAGTAGCTACAGGTTGTTATCCTCGAGATGCGGCGGCTATTTTACTGGTAGAACTTGATGGCTCAGAGGTAGAGGTAGGGAGCAATAAACAGAGAGTAGCCGCGATTTGCACCCAAAACGGAGCCAGAAGCATCACCAGGGCTAATGACGCCGAAACTCGTCTCAAACTTTGGAAAGGACGTAAAGCTGCTTTTGCTGCTGCAGGAAAAATTAGCCCCAATTATTTTGTCCAAGATGGAGTGATTCCTCGTACCCAATTAGTACAAGTGTTAGAGGAAATTAACGCACTGAGTCAAGAATACGGTTATCGTATCGCTAACGTATTTCATGCGGGAGACGGGAATCTGCACCCTTTAATTCTCTACGATCACAAAATACCTGGCGCTTGGGAAAGGGTAGAAGAGTTGGGGGGAGAAATACTTAAGCTCTGCGTTAAAGTAGGGGGTAGTATTTCCGGTGAACATGGTATCGGTGCCGACAAAAAGTGTTATATGAGTGATATGTTTAGCGAAGCCGACTTAGAAACCATGCAGTATATTCGTACTGTATTCAATCCTGATGGCTTAGCGAATCCCGGTAAAATCTTCCCCACACCCCGTACTTGTGGAGAAGGGGCGAGGAAACAAATACCAGGAGTACCCTTATTCTGAAGATCGCGATCGCCAGTAGTGCTTGAGATTTGGCTCGCTGCAAACGTGGTAGGATAATATACTGTATCACTATAATAGTTTTTCCTCACTATGAATCTTGATTATGATTTGGTGGTCATCGGCGGTGGTTCCGGTGGTCTAGTCGTGGCTAGCGCTTCGGCTCAACTGAAAGCTAAAGTCGCTCTGGTAGAGAAAGATCGCCTCGGTGGGGACTGTCTTTGGTACGGTTGTGTACCGAGTAAAGCTTTGATTC
The genomic region above belongs to Gloeocapsa sp. PCC 73106 and contains:
- the glcD gene encoding glycolate oxidase subunit GlcD, which produces MINWQAISKELEHKLGKDGVIKRKEELLTYECDGLTSYRQRPALVVLPRNTEEVATVVKLCHERGISWVARGAGTGLSGGALPVEECVLIVTARMKQIIKLDVENQLVVVQPGVINNWVTQAVSGAGFYYAPDPSSQIICSIGGNVAENSGGVHCLKYGVTTNHVLGLKLVIPDGSIVDVGGVLPEVPGYDLTGLFVGSEGTLGIATEITLRILKTPESICVLLADFNSVEAAGRSVAEIINAGIIPAGMEIMDNLSINAVEDVVATGCYPRDAAAILLVELDGSEVEVGSNKQRVAAICTQNGARSITRANDAETRLKLWKGRKAAFAAAGKISPNYFVQDGVIPRTQLVQVLEEINALSQEYGYRIANVFHAGDGNLHPLILYDHKIPGAWERVEELGGEILKLCVKVGGSISGEHGIGADKKCYMSDMFSEADLETMQYIRTVFNPDGLANPGKIFPTPRTCGEGARKQIPGVPLF